A single window of Nicotiana tomentosiformis chromosome 1, ASM39032v3, whole genome shotgun sequence DNA harbors:
- the LOC104088736 gene encoding uncharacterized protein has protein sequence MIGFARGSGRRGRKSRGRGNVEGIRDNFVVVSSVNINLPQGPTIDQASQPQAQPIGIPEASQRTSLELRSPETSQGPSSGSEFSRNLEGSVHPSSENLNSGAVSFSNTKKGRGKYRSIHVDMKTQCGSKITVYIPDDIDRAVGPGARDIVNYCGLIMRSTISFRDGEWAKVFARHGQAMWLKVQEKFEVGGGRGEHVLQGFVASTMQRLFRTWKTRLHAEYSRYNTDEERLSHPPKDVMPEDWEFLVQYFGSPTFKAVSERNKTNRKKQTTKHSCGSKSFAEVEESTRDPLTGEKAPPDRVWELQHTRKNDKGELLWSDPRSQQIYDQIQELVGQQEYEENKSPMNGDEILAIVLGERTGYVRGKGYGKKPLTKSRMQLADLGSLSSAIESVRHEMQADMERKLQEEREQMRAEMDKRFQEQMEEVRRQMRIEMDKRIQDKMEMAALIVRMQQVWLETRTRICDSWIGNTTDLGVCQVASMKYKSYWELMV, from the exons ATGATAGGATTTGCACGAGGTAGCGGTCGGCGAGGTAGAAAGAGCCGTGGACGTGGTAATGTTGAAGGAATACGTGATAATTTTGTGGTGGTGTCATCCGTGAATATTAATCTACCACAGGGACCTACGATTGATCAAGCATCTCAACCACAGGCACAACCAATAGGGATTCCTGAAGCAAGTCAGCGAACTTCTCTAGAATTGAGGAGCCCTGAAACAAGTCAAGGACCGTCTTCAGGGTCAGAATTCTCAAGGAATCTGGAAGGGAGTGTACATCCTTCTTCAGAAAATTTAAATAGCGGTGCAG TTTCTTTCAGCAATACTAAGAAAGGCAGGGGAAAATATAGATCCATACACGTGGATATGAAAACTCAGTGTGGTAGCAAAATCACAGTTTACATTCCGGATGACATCGATAGAGCTGTGGGTCCCGGGGCTAGGGATATCGTTAATTATTGTGGCTTGATCATGAGGAGCACTATCTCATTCAGAGATGGTGAGTGGGCAAAAGTTTTTGCAAGGCATGGACAAGCGATGTGGCTGAAGGTTCAG GAGAAATTTGAAGTTGGTGGCGGTAGGGGAGAGCATGTGTTGCAAGGTTTTGTAGCCAGCACTATGCAAAGGCTTTTTAGAACGTGGAAGACTCGGTTGCATGCTGAATACTCACGTTATAATACTGATGAGGAGAGACTGTCCCATCCGCCAAAAGATGTTATGCCTGAGGATTGGGAATTTCTGGTACAATATTTTGGAAGTCCGACATTCAAG GCTGTAAGCGAGAGAAACAAAACAAACAGGAAAAAGCAAACAACTAAGCATTCATGTGGCTCAAAGTCTTTTGCAGAAGTAGAGGAATCTACG AGGGATCCTCTTACTGGAGAAAAGGCACCACCAGATCGTGTCTGGGAGCTCCAACATACACGTAAGAATGATAAAGGAGAACTGCTGTGGTCAGATCCACGATCTCAACAAATTTAT GACCAGATCCAGGAACTTGTGGGTCAGCAAGAATATGAAGAAAACAAGAGTCCAATGAATGGAGATGAGATTTTAGCCATTGTACTTGGCGAGAGAACAGGCTATGTTCGTGGAAAAGGTTATGGAAAGAAGCCTCTCACAAAGAGCCGCATGCAACTGGCAGACTTAGGGTCCCTGTCTTCTGCAATAGAAAGTGTGCGTCATGAGATGCAAGCTGACATGGAGCGAAAGTTGCAAGAAGAACGTGAACAAATGCGAGCTGAAATGGACAAAAGGTTTCAAGAGCAGATGGAAGAGGTGCGTAGACAAATGCGAATAGAAATGGACAAAAGGATCCAAGATAAGATGGAGATGGCTGCTCTAATTGTCAGAATGCAACAG GTATGGTTAGAAACAAGAACACGCATCTGTGACTCATGGATTGGAAACACCACTGATCTTGGTGTATGCCAGGTTGCCAGTATGAAATATAAGAGCTATTGGGAACTCATGGTTTGA